In Tsukamurella tyrosinosolvens, the genomic window TCCCCTCGGCGAGGGGACCGAGCCCCGCCGCCACGGCCGCGGCCGCGCCGCCCGACGAGCCGCCGGGCGTGTAGCCGGTGCGCCACGGGTTCTGGGTGGGGCCGAACAGGTGATTGTCGGTGCCGCCGTAGTAGCCGGACTCGGGGGTGTTGGTGCGCCCCAGGAAGAGCCCGCCCGCAGCGGTGAGCCGCTCCACGATCGGCGCGTCCGCCTCGGCCACCTGGTCCTTCATCGGCAGCATTCCGAAGGTGAGCGGAAGCCCCTTCTGCGCGGTGAGGTCCTTGATCGTGTACGGCACGCCGCCGAGCGGCCCGAGGTCCTCGCCCGCGGCGCGGCGCCGGTCGAGTTCCGCGGCGTCGGCGCGGACCTGCTCGGCGTCGAAATGGACGATCGCGTTGATCGCCGGATTGATCCGCTCGACCCGCTCGATCGCGGCGTCGGCGATCGCACCGACGGAGACGCTGCCGTCGGCGACCCGGGCGGCGAGTTCGGTGGCGCTGGTCCACGCGAGGTCGATGGCATCGGAGGTGGTCATGGTGGCTCCTTCTCTCTGGTCCGGTTCGAACGCTAGGCAGGGGCCCGCCGCGGGGGTATCGGACGAACACCCGATACCGACCGATGTCCGGACCGGATACCGTGCGCACCCGGCGCGGGCCGCGGTGGCCCGGAGCGGCGGCCGCGGATCCGTGTCACGATGGGGCCATGTCGGCACTGGTGATCTGCGCGTCCTCCCACCACGGCAACACCCGGAAGGTGGCCGATCGAATCGGCGGGGTGCTGGGCGCGCCGGTGCTGGCGCCGAGCGAGGTCACGGCGGACCAGATCGACGCCGCCGACCTGGTCGGCTTCGGCTCGGGCGTGTACTGGATGTCCTTCGACCCCGAGCTGGTCCGGCTCGTGCGCGGCCTCGCCGCGAAGCCGCGCGGCACGGCCTTCGTCTACGCCACCAGCGGCCTGCCCGAGACGCCGCTGCGCCGGTACACCCGCACGCTCGCCGATCAGCTCACCACGGCGGGATTCCGGGTCGCGCCGGAGGTCTTCCACTGCCGCGGCCTCGACACGATGGGGCCGTTCGCGCTGGTCGGCGGGATGAACAAGGGGCGCCCCGCCGCGACGGACCTCGCCGCAGCGGAGGACTTCGCCCGCCGGTTGCAGGAGCGACAGCCCTAAGCGGACGGTGTTCGCCTGCCCGGTTGTGAAGGGGGTCACACGGGCCTACTGTGATGTTTGTGACTTCAAGGGTCGCCGACCGGATTGCAAATGCTTTGTATGCCTATGGTTTTCGCCACGCATACGGTATTCATGGTGCCAATTCGGAGGACCTCTTCGCCGCGCTGCTCCGCGCGCCCTCGGACCGCCGCCTCACGGTGACCATCGCCAAGCACGAGTTCGGTGCCGGCGCCATGGCCGACGGCTCGGCCCGCATGACCGGCCGCCCGGGGTGCCTCATCGCGACCTCGGGCGGGGCCGCGATGAACTGCGTCCCCGCGCTCGCCGAGGCGCACCAGTCCCGCTCGCCCGTCCTCGCCCTGATCGGCAGCCCGTCGACCGCGGCCGAGGGACGCGGCGCCTTCCAGGACATGTGCGCCGCGCCGCGCACCGTCGACGCCCTCGCAGTCCTGCGCGGCGTCACCGGTTTCGCCGCCAAGGTCTCCGGCCCGGAGGACCTGGAACCCGCGCTCGACGGTGCCTTCGCCGCCTTGGAACAGGGCCTGCCCGCGGCGCTCCTGCTGCCCAAGGACGTCCAACTCGCCGAGCACGCCGGACCGGTGGGCCGATCACCCGTCCCGCCCGGGCGGGCGGCACCGTCGGACGAGGTGATCCGCCTCGTCCGCGCGGCCCGCAGACCCCTGATCCTGCTCGGCGAGGCCGCTTCCCGCGCCCGGCTCGCCGAGCCGGTCGGGGAACTGGCCGCCGCCACGGGCGCCGTGATCGCCGTCGGGCCCAACGGCCGGGACGCCGCGCCGCCGACCGCCGTCGTGGGCGTCGCGGGCGTGATGGGACACCCGTCCGTCCCGCGGGTCGCCGCCGAGGCCGACCTCGTCCTCGCCGTCGGCACCGACCTCGATCTCATGGACCGCACCGGGCTCGACGAGGCGATGGACGTCACCTGCACGGTGCACGTCGCCGCCGAGCAGCCGCTGCGCGAAGTCACGATCCACGAGCCCGCCCGCGACCTCTCCGCGTACACCCGGTCCCTGACGGCCGCCCTCGGCTCCCGCGTCCGCGCGCCCTGGACGGAGGCCGCCCCCGTTCCGATCACCGTGCCGAGGAACGACTCCGGGCTGATGACCTGCGCGGACGCCGTCGATGCGCTGGCCGCCGCCATCCCCGCCGACGCCCTCGTCTTCGCGGACGCCGGCAACGCCGGGGCCGCCGCGGTGCACCGCCTGCCCCTCGGCACCGGCGAGCGCTTCCTGGTCGCCCTGGGGATGGGCGGTATGGGCCACGGCATCGCGGCGGGCGTCGGCGCGGCGATCGCCACCGGCCGGCCCACGGTGATCCTCGCCGGCGACGGCGCCTTCTTCATGCACGGCATGGAGATCCACACCGCCATCGAGGCGCAGGCACCGGTCCTCCTGGTGGTCCTCAACAACGACGCGCACGGCATGTGCGTGGTGCGCGAGGGCACGTTCTTCCCCGACCTGCCCAGCATCAACCGGTTCCGGCCCAGCCGCATCGCCGACGGCCTCGCCGCCATGTTCCCGTCCCTGCCCGTCCGCTCGGCCACCACGCCCGACGGTGCGCGGTCCGCCGCCGCCGAGCTGCTGGCCGGCGCGGGCCGCGGACCGTCGTGCCTGGAGATCGCGACCGACCCCGCGGAGATACCGCCATTCGCAGCGCTGCTGCCCGACACCGCGAAGGAGAGGCAATGATCCCCGTGATCGATATCGAGGGAACCATCCGGATCGAGAGCCACCCCCGCCCCGTGGCGCAGCCGATCCTCGTCGACCGCATGCGCTCGGTGTACCCGCACCAGCAGATCTACGGCGACTTCTGCCCCGTGCAGTCCTACGTCGACGCCCCGCCGGACGAGCTCTACGACTGGCTCTCCGACACCCGCTCGCTCGAGGAGTGGACCTACAGCCTGCGCGGCTTCCGGGAGACCGACGAGGCCGGACTGTGGGTCGCGCGCGACATGCTCGGCGCCGACACCGAGATCTACACGCGGACCGTGGCACAGCCCGACGCGCGCACCGTCGACTACCACTGCGCCTGGGACCAGGGGAAGCACCTCTGGATGATCTACCTGATGCGGGTGGTCGACGCGCAGCTCGTCCTGAACCGGCCCGGCTCCGTGGTGCTGTGGGTCAACTGCCACCACCCCTTCTACGACGAAAACCCGTACCCCGAGACGGCGCCGCCCGGCCGCCCGGTGTGGGTCGGCGACCTGTGGGACACCTTCGGAGCGGGGCACCAGATGGAGCTCGAGAACCTCAAGGCCATCGCCGAGTACCGGCACGCGCACGGTGAGCCGGTCAAGCCCGAATGGATGACGTCGTGACCGCCCCGGCCGCGACACCGCGGATCGTGGGGCTCGCCTCGCACCTCCCCGAGAACCGGGTTCCCGCCGCGTACTTCCGCCAGTTCGCCGACGCCGACAGCCGCACACTCACGTCGAACCCGATGTTCGCGCCGCCCGCGTACCGGCACCACGCGGCGGCGGGGGAGTCGAACGTCGACCTCATGTGCGCGGCGGTCGACCGGCTCCGGGAACAGGTCGGGGACGAGGCACTGCAGGCCGACGTGGTCCTCAGCCACTCCCAGCTGCCCGACCTGCCGGTCGTCGGCTGCGGCGGCGACGTCGTGCGCCGGCTCGGCACCCGGCCGTCGCTCGTCCTCGACATCCACAACGGCGGCTGCGCCGCGTTCCTGCTGATGCTGCACCTCGCCCGCACCATGTTCACCGCGGGCACCGCGCGCTCGGCGCTGCTGCTCACCGCCACCAACGCGGCGGGGAACGTGTTCACGCAGGACCGGGTGCGGAACCTGCCGCAGGCCGCCATCCCGGGCGACGGAGCCGCCGCCGCCCTCGTGGTCGCCGACCCGCAGGCCGGCGGGCTCGAGGTCCGCGAGGTGGTGTGCGCGCAGCACAGCGAGTACGCCGGCGACATGACCGCGGCGGTCGAGCCGCCGCGCAAGTACTGGGAGGCGGGCGAGGGGCAGCTGCACGTCGGCTTCACCGAGGCCAAGATCGCCAAGGTGCTGGCCCGAGGGAACCGGCTCGTCCCCGAGGTCGCCCTCGCGGCCGCGGCGGCGGGCGGGCTGCGCGGACCCGAGGTCGGGCACCTCGTCACCAATCAGCCCAACCGCACGTTCCTCCGGAACTGGCGCGACGCCCTCGAGCTCCCGCCCGAGCGGCACCCGGACACCTTCGACGAGTGCGGCAACCTGTTCGCCGTCGGCGTCCCGCACACCTTCGCCACGGCCCGCGCCGACGGCCGCATCGGCTCCGGGGAGGACGTGGTGCTGGCCGCCTTCGCCCACGCCGGAGACTTCGCCGCCGGCGCCCTGATCCGGACCTAGCGGTTCCGCCTAGCCCTGCAGGCCGAGTCGGCGGCCGAGCCAGTCGAGCTCCGCCGTGAGCCCGCCCGACCACACCGTGAAGTCGTGTCCGCCCCGCAGGCGCAGGGTGCGCACCTCCATGCCCGCGCGGCCGGCGGCTGCGGAGACCCTCTGTGCCGCCGCGGACGAGGCGGCGTCGCCCGTGCCCGCGACCAGTACCCCGGCCGAGTCGGGGTAGCGGCGCAGCGACAGGTGCGTCATCGGGTCCGCGAGCGCGTACGCGGCGCGGTCACCCGCGAACGCCTCGCGGATCGTGGCCTCACGCCCGCCGCCGAGGTCGGGTTCAGCCTCGGGGGAGAGGGCGAGGAAGGTGCGGAAGACGTCGGGGAAGCGCGTGGCCAGCTGGAGCGCGCAGGTGCCGCCGTAGGAGTAGCCGCCGACGGCCCACGCGCGCGGCGCCGTCTCGACGGCCAGGTTCTGCCGCACCCACGCGGGCACGTCCTCGGCGAGGTACGTCGCGGCGCGCGTGCGCCGGGTGTCGGCGCAGAGCGGGTTCTCGAACTGCCCACCGGTCGCGTCCGGCACCACCACGACCGGGGCGAGCCCGCCCCGGCGCTGCGCGTACGCGTCCATGGTCCGGGCCAGCTTCCCGCCCGAGAACCAGTCCCGTGGCGATCCCGGCTGCCCGTGCAGCAGCATCAGGACCGGCAGGCGCGCACGGGCGCCCGACAGGTAGGCCGGCGGCAGGTAGACCAGCGCCTGCCGGGCGGCGAACCGGGACCGCACGGACGGCACCGTCGCCCGGACGACGACGCCGCGCTCGGCGGTCGTGCCCGGCGAGGGCCGGGGCACCGTCGCCGGGTAGTCCACCGGTAGGAGGTCCTCCACCGACGGGTACGCCGAGTACAGCGAGTTCACCTGGCCGGCGCCCATGAGCACCACGACGGCGACCGCCGCGCCGCTGAGCCCGGCGGAGCGCCACGAGCGGGTGCGGGCGACGGCCACCGCGGCCAGCAACAGCGCCAGCACCCCGAGGGCGAACCACAGCAGCACCAGCGGGTCGAGCCGGTCCGGGAAGGGCTTCCACACGAACTCGACGAGGTAGTCGGCGAGCGCGGTCACCGCGAGGGCGGCGCCCGCGCACGCGAGGACGGTGCGCGCCGATCCGGTGCGCCGGCTCGCGCTCATCAACCCGGCCAGCGCGGCGGCACCCGCGAGGAGCAAGAGCAGTGGCACGGGACCCGCCGTGAGCTGCAGGTTCCGCAGCGGGTTCACCGGCCGCACTCCCTTCCTCGCACGTGCCCAGGATAGGTGCACTCGGTAAGACGGACCTGTGGGAAGGTGCCGGATTCGCGGCGTTCTAGTCTGTGAGCCATGACACTCTCGGACGCCGCCGCGCACCAGGACATCACGACCGTCGAGGTCCCCACCCACTGGTACAACCTGGCCGCGGAGCTCGACACTCCCATCCCGCCGCACCTGCACCCCGGCACCAAGGAGCCGGTGCAGCCGGAGGATCTTGCGCCGCTGTTCGCGTCCGGGCTCATCGCGCAGGAGGCGTCGACCGAGGCCTACCACGAGATCCCCGAGCCGGTCCGCGAGATCCT contains:
- a CDS encoding flavodoxin domain-containing protein translates to MSALVICASSHHGNTRKVADRIGGVLGAPVLAPSEVTADQIDAADLVGFGSGVYWMSFDPELVRLVRGLAAKPRGTAFVYATSGLPETPLRRYTRTLADQLTTAGFRVAPEVFHCRGLDTMGPFALVGGMNKGRPAATDLAAAEDFARRLQERQP
- a CDS encoding 3-oxoacyl-[acyl-carrier-protein] synthase III C-terminal domain-containing protein, giving the protein MDDVVTAPAATPRIVGLASHLPENRVPAAYFRQFADADSRTLTSNPMFAPPAYRHHAAAGESNVDLMCAAVDRLREQVGDEALQADVVLSHSQLPDLPVVGCGGDVVRRLGTRPSLVLDIHNGGCAAFLLMLHLARTMFTAGTARSALLLTATNAAGNVFTQDRVRNLPQAAIPGDGAAAALVVADPQAGGLEVREVVCAQHSEYAGDMTAAVEPPRKYWEAGEGQLHVGFTEAKIAKVLARGNRLVPEVALAAAAAGGLRGPEVGHLVTNQPNRTFLRNWRDALELPPERHPDTFDECGNLFAVGVPHTFATARADGRIGSGEDVVLAAFAHAGDFAAGALIRT
- a CDS encoding thiamine pyrophosphate-binding protein produces the protein MFVTSRVADRIANALYAYGFRHAYGIHGANSEDLFAALLRAPSDRRLTVTIAKHEFGAGAMADGSARMTGRPGCLIATSGGAAMNCVPALAEAHQSRSPVLALIGSPSTAAEGRGAFQDMCAAPRTVDALAVLRGVTGFAAKVSGPEDLEPALDGAFAALEQGLPAALLLPKDVQLAEHAGPVGRSPVPPGRAAPSDEVIRLVRAARRPLILLGEAASRARLAEPVGELAAATGAVIAVGPNGRDAAPPTAVVGVAGVMGHPSVPRVAAEADLVLAVGTDLDLMDRTGLDEAMDVTCTVHVAAEQPLREVTIHEPARDLSAYTRSLTAALGSRVRAPWTEAAPVPITVPRNDSGLMTCADAVDALAAAIPADALVFADAGNAGAAAVHRLPLGTGERFLVALGMGGMGHGIAAGVGAAIATGRPTVILAGDGAFFMHGMEIHTAIEAQAPVLLVVLNNDAHGMCVVREGTFFPDLPSINRFRPSRIADGLAAMFPSLPVRSATTPDGARSAAAELLAGAGRGPSCLEIATDPAEIPPFAALLPDTAKERQ
- a CDS encoding alpha/beta hydrolase; this translates as MNPLRNLQLTAGPVPLLLLLAGAAALAGLMSASRRTGSARTVLACAGAALAVTALADYLVEFVWKPFPDRLDPLVLLWFALGVLALLLAAVAVARTRSWRSAGLSGAAVAVVVLMGAGQVNSLYSAYPSVEDLLPVDYPATVPRPSPGTTAERGVVVRATVPSVRSRFAARQALVYLPPAYLSGARARLPVLMLLHGQPGSPRDWFSGGKLARTMDAYAQRRGGLAPVVVVPDATGGQFENPLCADTRRTRAATYLAEDVPAWVRQNLAVETAPRAWAVGGYSYGGTCALQLATRFPDVFRTFLALSPEAEPDLGGGREATIREAFAGDRAAYALADPMTHLSLRRYPDSAGVLVAGTGDAASSAAAQRVSAAAGRAGMEVRTLRLRGGHDFTVWSGGLTAELDWLGRRLGLQG